One Cardiocondyla obscurior isolate alpha-2009 linkage group LG09, Cobs3.1, whole genome shotgun sequence genomic window, TAAACCAACGGAAAATGATCGCCATAAGTTTGAACCTCCAAATAAACGAAAGCGCTTTTCTTCAGCAAATCAGACATTCGTAGTAAGCGAAGTGCCTAATTGCATGGCTTGCAAAATCAAAAAACATCCGCTGTACCGATGCGATACATTTAGAACAATGCCGATACAAGGTCGTCGAGACGTTGTAAAAAATGCGAAGGTTTGTTACGTTTGCTTGCGCTCACATCGTCCTAATGCATGTAAATTTACGAGTTGCCCCATTTGCCAAAAACGTCATAACGTGCTTCTGCATCCCGAGAATCCTAAGATCAACGATCAATCCGAGACAAAGCCATCCGTTATAGTTAAAAAAGATTGACTATATGAACGGTCCGACGAAATGGTAACGAGTCTTTCGGTTACGACACGCGCCTGTTCGCCACATCTATTAGCTAGCGCAATGGTTTACATCtacaatgataaaaataaaaaatcaataaaatgcCGGGCGCTCCTCGATACATGCGCCACTGCCAACTTCATTACGGAATCCATGATAAAACAATTAGGCATACGTTCAGTCGGTCAAAGATTAGCGATTAACACCATTAATTCAACGGGCACTATATCCAAAGGTATCGTTCAAATAGTTATTCGATCTACGCACGATAATTTCTCGAAGGAATTGACATGCTTTACACTCCCGAGCATTACAGAATGTACTCCTTCCGAAGTTTTTCAGCGCGAAACTATAAAAATACCCGCCAACGTGAAACTTGCTGATCCCGAATTCCACGTACCACGCCCAGTAGATTTATTAATTGGCGCCGGGGCCACATTGTCGTTATTTTCAATCGGACAAATCAATCTGTCACGAGGGGGTCGCGATTTGTATCTACAGAAAACACGCTTTGGCTGGATAGTTACGGGCGAAACTTCCGTCGATGCGAAACAAGATTCTCTATCGtgttatttcataaatttggAAAAACAGATAGCCAAATTTTGGACTATCGAGGAGCTCAATACCTCTAAACCAAAATCtaatgaagaaaaagattgTGAGGAATTTTATAGGCAAACCGTGTCGCGAGATTCAGATGGACGATATATAGTTAGACTTCCATTTCGCAATTCAAACAATTTGCTCGGCGAATCGCGATCGGCCGCCCTAAAACGATTATTTTGTTTAGAACGGAGACTCAACGCAAATATAGCTTTAAAGTCAGAATATACGCGTATTATTGACGAATACAAGGCTTTAGGACACATGACGCTAGATCAAGATCCAGAATCCGACGGATACTATATGCCTCACCACGCGGTGGCCAAAGAAACTAGTCACACTACCAAAGTTCGGGTAGTATTCGATGCATCGGCTAAAACCGACAATGGCCTTTCATTAAATGACCTTTTAATGGTTGGTCCAACTATTCAGGAAAAACTATTTTCGCACTTAATTAGATTCAGGACCTACGTTTATGTAATTTCGTCTGACATTGAGAAGATGTACCGACAGATTGTATTAGATAAAAGAGACCGTCGTTTTCAAAGAATTCTCTGGCGTGAAAATTGAAGAAGTAAAGACTTTCCACTTAAACACTCTGACGTTTGGAGTTTCATCGTCACCGTTTTTTGCTATCCGTACGATGCACCAACTCGCGAACGATGAATCTCACACATTTCCAAGAGCGGCAGAAATCATAAAAAATCATATGTATGTGGATGATCTTTTGTCAGGTGCAGATACTATCGAGGACGCGCGCGCTATCCGAGatgaaataattgaattattaaacaagGGAAGTTTTTCTATAAGGCAATGGGCgtcaaataatttacgaataattaatgatttatccATCGAAGcggtacataaaaatttaacattagaCTCCGATCGTTCGTTAAAAACATTAGGCGTGTCTTGGAACACCTCcgacgataaaatttattattcggcACATCCAATTAAAATTGACAACACAATAACCAAGCGCAAGATACTATCACAGATAGCGCAAATATTTGACCCGATCGGATTACTGGGTCCGATTGTGCTCTACGCTAAGAAATTGATGCAAGATGTGTGGCGGACAGGTGTGCACTGGGACGAGTCTGTCCCACAAAGTATTCATACAATATGGTCGGAATTTACTAAACAATTAGAAAACATGAGGCGTGTCTCATTTGATCGgagaatattaattgatgAATACCAAGATATACAATTTCACGGATTCTGCGATGCAAGTAACGTCGGTTACGGCGCATGCATTTATATACGGTCCGTCGGAAAAAACGGGAACATTATGAGCAATCTGGTGTGCTCAAAATCGCGTGTCGCGCCACTAAAAACGATTTCTATTCCGCGTTTAGAATTATGCGGTGCGTTGCTACTGACACAATTATACGCTGAAATAGCCAAAATAATGCCAGTACTTCCTAGTAAAATCATTTTCTGGTCCGATTCAACTATCGCATTACATTGGATCAAAACGGCACCGTATTTGTTAAAAACGTACGTCGCGAATCGCGTCGCGGCGATATCGGAAATCTCAGGATCGGTAGAATGGCGGCATATTCGGTCTGAAGATAATCCGGCAGATGCGGTCTCGAGAGGACAACTACCATTCGATttcattcaaaataaaaaatggaaaacggGACCTGATTGgctgacaaaaaacgaaacgcACTGGTATCACGGGAGTTTACAAAAAATCGAAATATCAGAATTACGACCGAACACTTGTTTAGTGATAACGTTGAACGAACCCtccatatttaaaaattattctttatttcaaaaattatgtAGAATTATTGCATACTGCTTTCGGTTAAAAAATGCTCGCAAGTACATTGGTCCTTTATGCGCAGAGGAACTAAAAATAGCAGAACttcgagtaattaaaatattacaacaattatatttttcggaAGACATTAAAAAACTAAAGGATGCACGTTCTGCGTATAGTGGGAAACTCGTGAATTTAAATCCTTTCCTAGATAACGACGACATATTACGCGTCGGCGGACGGTTACGAATGTCTAACTTAACGTATACACAAAAGCATCCGATTATAATTCCAAGCCGACATCACTTAACTGATAAAATAATCCGGGAAATCCACGAAAAACACTTTCACGCGGGTATTCAGACAACTCTGCATATATTGCGCCGTAATTTCTGGATTCTCGACGGGCGAAATCAGGTCCGAAAGGTTATCCGAAGTTGCATGAAGTGCTATCGTTTTATCGCAAAACCTGTAGATTATGTGATGGGAGACCTTCCGCCTACACGCGTTCGCGAAGCAATCCCATTCACAAATACGGGCATTGATTATTGCGGACCTTTTTTCATtaaggaaaagaaataccgGAACCGAATTAAACTTAAGATATATGTATGCGTTTTCATTTGTATGACGATCAAGGCGATCCATCTGGAAGTTGTTAGCGATTTATCTTCCGCTGGTTTTTTAGCGGCGTTGCGACGTTTCGTTGCCCGACGGGGTGTGcctgaaaaaatatattcggaTAACGGCACGAATTTTGTTGGCGCAAGCAATGAATTAAGGGAGTTATATGCGTTATTTAATACCACAGAACATAAAGAATCCGTACTCAAATACGCGGCCGAACATCAATTAACGTGGCATTTTATACCTCCGGCCGCCCCACACTTCGGCGGGTTGTGGGAGTCAACCGTCAAGTTGTTTAAACATCATTTTAAACGGGTAGTAAGCGATTCTTTATTTACTTTTGAAGAATTTAACACATTTACGGTAGAAATTGAAGGCGTTCTAAACTCTCGACCCATTACAACGCTGTCGTCAGATCCTAACGATCCAAGTGCATTAACTCCAgctcattttttaattggcaaACCCATAACGTCATTGCCGGAAATTGATTTAACATCTGTTCCAGCTAATAGATTATCGATATGGCAACATATATCTAAGGTTCGCCAAGACTTTTGGGCACGCTGGAGCTTGGAGTATCTAAATGAGCTGCAAAAACGAGTCAAGTGGTGCAAGGATGGACCCAAAATCGCAGTGGGAACTGTTGTtctcattaaagataaaaatctaCCGTGTACAAGATGGTTATTGGGCAAGATTACGATTGTACATCCTGGCGAAGATGGATCTACACGAGCAGCCACTGTCAAAACAGCAAACGGCGAATTAAAAAGGACAACAAAATGTTTATGTCCTCTTCCGTTAGAAAACTAATTCATGCgtctttatataattttatgtaatagtATTATAAACGATTGATCGGTACCCTCTCAACGGGGGGAGAATGTTgcgtcgaaaaattaaagcgTGAAACTACACACAATGCGGCGtcagaatataaattaaaagcgtACATAAAAACGCGGTCGTGCACGACTTAGATAATAAGAAAGACGAAAAAAGGAAACACAAAGGAGATACCACTCAATACTCATTGAATTAGCGGAACAATACCGAGCGTAGACAAAGTAAGTCGTAAATTACGGCGACGCGACAGTTCCGGAAGGGATTATTTCGATGACGTCTCCGGATGTCTCGGGCGGTTCCGATAAGCAGGAACCAATCACAACGcgttgctatgccaaaaatAATGATTTGAAAGACCAATCAGAGAACTTTTTCGATCTTACTTAAAATGCTTTCTCGAGTCGAGTCAGTCAGAGTTAGATCTTGCTAAGATTCAGACGCACGGAAAGAGTATCTTGAGTAGTATCTCCTTTCTTCACGGCTCGATTTGTGTCTAACACGGCGTTGTCGTGAATACGCATCGCGTGAATTCGCGAGTTGCGAGCGATCGCTCGATTTGGTGTGACAGTCTCGGCGTTGTCTTTGAGTAAGACTCGATTTGAGATCTGGTCATATCCGGCGTTGCGATACGCATTTGTATAACCAGTCGCAGTGTGTATGAATTTCCGAGACGAACTGTAAAGTCGTCATCAGTGACGTggtggaaaaataaaacattttttaaaacattacatcaagaataatttatgtatcaAACCacgatgtaaaaattaaacctTTTGCATCGACCTACGAAACACGTCCaagaaaatttcaccaaatttcCCGTCAAATAATGAAGTGGCTTTGCTATTGAAGAAAAACCTTTCACGAATCTCCGATAATATGAGCAAAAACCTAAGAAGCTTCTCAATTGCTTCTTCGTATGAGGAACTGGCCAATCTATCACTGCTGCTACTTTCTCCTGATCAGTAGCTACCCCTTCTGAAGAAACCACATGACCTAAGTACTTAACTTTCCTACTGAAAAGAACACACTTCCctggattaatttttaaattaaattttcttaaacgaagaaacacttcattaagattctccataagtccttcgaaactccttccaaaaactattacatcatctaaatatacaaaacaacTCTTAGAAAGAAGCCCTTCCAAGACCCTTTCCATAAACCGTTCAAAAGTTGCCGGAGCATTTGTGAGACCAAAAGGCATGACAGTGAATTGCCAAAGTCCTTTTCCTATGGAAAAAGCCGTTTTTTCCTTGTCTCTTGGATCCATCCTGATTTGCCAATACCCACTCTTAAGATCAAGAGTAGCAAACCAGGAATTCCCAGCCAAACGATCTAGAATATCATCTATCctcggaagaggaaaagaatcttttactGTAACCGCATTAACTTTTCTATAGTCAACGCAGAATCTAATTGTcccatctttctttttgacTAAAACTGCTGGAGAAACCCAAGGACTTTGCGACTCCTCAATTACCCCACGGTTTTTCATATCTTCAATAATTCCGTCAACCTCATCCCTCATTCGAAAAGGAATCCGACGAGGAACCTGTCTAATCGGAAGAGCGTCCGCTACATCAATCTTATGTTTTACTAATTCGCAATTCCCTGCAACTATTTCCTCCGAAAATGTCCCCTGGAATTCtctaaagaataaagaagctactttcttctgctcatcatttaattcttttaagctttcttcaaaaagcttctgaggaaaagaagaattcaccCCGGAAGTCTGTTTGATTCTGGCCACCCTCAAAGAATTCCGACAAGAACTAAAAGCTTCATCAAAGATTTTGGAAAAACCAACCTTCCTCAGAAAATCTGCCCCGAGAAGGCAATCATCCGAAATCTCCACTACAAACATGCTCATTTCAAGAGCAAACTTCCCTACCTCCATAGAAACTTTAGCTTCTCCTCTAATAGAAACATCTTCCTCTGTAGGATATCGAAATCTTAGCCCCTCTCTAAGCGATTGTAAACCTGAATTCCCCTTTCCGAAAAACCTAGAACTCAAAATGGTAATATCAGAGCCCGTGTCAACcctgaaattacatttcctaccattaatctttcctgcgaaacaaaaatcgcgTGAAGAATAGCCGATTCTCCTGAAAAATAACTTCCTCGGGGCCCCTTTTTTTTAGCCGACCCCTCCCCCGAAGAGGTCaactattccgagttttcctTACGGGTAGGGCACTGATTCTGGAAGTGTCCTGGCTTCCCACAAAGCCAACACTCTTCTCGAGCCCCCCCCCTTCGTTTCCCGAGAAAACTTATTACCTTTATACTTTTTAGGATTCACCGAActttccccctttccttcgCTTTCCTTAACATCCCCCCTGGACTTTTCCGAAcgaaaggaattaaaatttctaaaagaactcgcgcgccCCTGAAAATCTGGCGCTCTCCTATCAAAAGATTCCCCGAAAATCGTTTTAATCACTTTCGATCTCTCGATCGCCTTTTTAAGTGAAGAAATCCCTTCTAGTTGCAGCGTTCTCCTAACCCTGCCATCTAacaacgcagaaataaactgTGCACAAGCGATCTTGTCCCGTACTTCATAGGGACATTCAGGATAAGCTAACTGAGATAACCGCTCTAATTCCGtcccaaaagaagcaaaatcctCCCCTTCCTTCTGTTTCCAATTAGTAAAAAGAGAATAGTAATTTTGAGAAGACCGCGGTTCTCCGAAACACAACTCGAGCTTTGCTCTAAGCTCCGCGTAGCTCATGCCTTCGGAATCCTGTAAAGTACAGAGAACCGAACGCGCTCTGTCCCGAAGGCAAGAAACAAGGGCAACAGTTTTCGCCTCTTGTCCCCACTGCTTCGCCCGAGCGATCAAATCGAACTGAGAAAAGAACTCCCGCAACGGAACGGAACCGTCATAAGtgtctaattttaaatttaatccgGACACAGAACGCGCGTCACCCTCAACCGGAGGGACATCCGAAACGAAACTCGCGCCCCCTTCCGCCGGAAGAACaccggagacgcgcgaaaaattattggagggaCTTAGCTGCAGGATTCGGCTCTGCATCCTTGTGATTGCATCATCACGCAGACGAATCTCGGCCCGCAGACTCTCCTCTCTTTGTTCCTGCTCGACCCGCAGCTGACGCATCTCCTGACGGAGCGACTCaaacgccgccgcctccgacaaagcaggatcctcctgacgggatcgcctcctcttcgccgtatgcgtagccatcccggacaagcccccaaaatgttacgccgggaacgggtcggcgaacgtctccgcgttcgcgtctctcacactcacacactcacactcgcggcgcttgagctccgcgaaagaaagaaagacgttttataaaaatgaacaagaacgatttaataacAGAGCATGCAAGCGATACAACGTCTGCACCGATTCGagacacgggcagaactgtcatttcttaaccataaataataatcctcgttcccctggcaacggggaaccgaaacctcggagcgagccggcagcttcatgctactccgtataccgggcgtaacaatatgtaTAGcagagaataattttaaataacgattctttgcttttcttttctattatatattgtaacgGTACAtccggcgatgcaccgttccgaCCACACTATCGGTcggccgccggacacaacaccgtccggcggggacccggggcgcggtgcgccccaaacatTATACTTTATACCAGCCGAAATAGACCGGCAGCGTGCTcgtagccgttccgcggctaagtccatccgcggacttagccgagatatcccgagcgccgccgaaccgcgccgtcgacgtcgaggcccgtcgtttccgagcgcgccgcttCCCGGGGCCTCGGTACCACGCGTCGGGATACGTCACGagccccgctgagccccggcaaccctgcgTCGTCAcattttacgtataaaaagtcAATGTCGGGATTCAGCGACACCGTCTTGATCCGTTCGCTTTCGAGCGAACAACCGATCCCAGAGCACGAAACACGGGGTGAAGCGatcttcgtctcggccaggacCTCCTGGCGCTCACGATCCTCTCGTTCCGATCTACAAAGTTTCGCACGACTAGCTCGTAAGGTGAAGCGCACTCCACCTCtttcgaggactctcgatcctGCGTTACGAATAGACCGGAGCCCTAAAGATCctgtcgcaccgtcgtgatctTCGGGGTGGAGTGCTCTCTGCCTCGGCCAAGTACTCTTGGCTAAACAACACCGGTCAAGGTGCATCCTGATCCACCGATCTACCGCTCATTCGCGACCACCGTCGAAATTCATTGTAAATAGCGCATCGAAAGAACCGCGACCATATCTACCATTGTTACGCG contains:
- the LOC139105313 gene encoding uncharacterized protein, which translates into the protein MVYIYNDKNKKSIKCRALLDTCATANFITESMIKQLGIRSVGQRLAINTINSTGTISKGIVQIVIRSTHDNFSKELTCFTLPSITECTPSEVFQRETIKIPANVKLADPEFHVPRPVDLLIGAGATLSLFSIGQINLSRGGRDLYLQKTRFGWIVTGETSVDAKQDSLSCYFINLEKQIAKFWTIEELNTSKPKSNEEKDCEEFYRQTVSRDSDGRYIVRLPFRNSNNLLGESRSAALKRLFCLERRLNANIALKSEYTRIIDEYKALGHMTLDQDPESDGYYMPHHAVAKETSHTTKVRVVFDASAKTDNGLSLNDLLMVGPTIQEKLFSHLIRFRTYVYVISSDIEKMYRQIVLDKRDRRFQRILWREN
- the LOC139105314 gene encoding uncharacterized protein is translated as MHQLANDESHTFPRAAEIIKNHMYVDDLLSGADTIEDARAIRDEIIELLNKGSFSIRQWASNNLRIINDLSIEAVHKNLTLDSDRSLKTLGVSWNTSDDKIYYSAHPIKIDNTITKRKILSQIAQIFDPIGLLGPIVLYAKKLMQDVWRTGVHWDESVPQSIHTIWSEFTKQLENMRRVSFDRRILIDEYQDIQFHGFCDASNVGYGACIYIRSVGKNGNIMSNLVCSKSRVAPLKTISIPRLELCGALLLTQLYAEIAKIMPVLPSKIIFWSDSTIALHWIKTAPYLLKTYVANRVAAISEISGSVEWRHIRSEDNPADAVSRGQLPFDFIQNKKWKTGPDWLTKNETHWYHGSLQKIEISELRPNTCLVITLNEPSIFKNYSLFQKLCRIIAYCFRLKNARKYIGPLCAEELKIAELRVIKILQQLYFSEDIKKLKDARSAYSGKLVNLNPFLDNDDILRVGGRLRMSNLTYTQKHPIIIPSRHHLTDKIIREIHEKHFHAGIQTTLHILRRNFWILDGRNQVRKVIRSCMKCYRFIAKPVDYVMGDLPPTRVREAIPFTNTGIDYCGPFFIKEKKYRNRIKLKIYVCVFICMTIKAIHLEVVSDLSSAGFLAALRRFVARRGVPEKIYSDNGTNFVGASNELRELYALFNTTEHKESVLKYAAEHQLTWHFIPPAAPHFGGLWESTVKLFKHHFKRVVSDSLFTFEEFNTFTVEIEGVLNSRPITTLSSDPNDPSALTPAHFLIGKPITSLPEIDLTSVPANRLSIWQHISKVRQDFWARWSLEYLNELQKRVKWCKDGPKIAVGTVVLIKDKNLPCTRWLLGKITIVHPGEDGSTRAATVKTANGELKRTTKCLCPLPLEN